From Oncorhynchus mykiss isolate Arlee chromosome 25, USDA_OmykA_1.1, whole genome shotgun sequence, a single genomic window includes:
- the LOC110505770 gene encoding E3 ubiquitin-protein ligase HECTD1 isoform X3: MADVDPDTLLEWLQMGQGDERDMQLIALEQLCMLLLMSDNVDRCFETCPPRTFLPALCKIFLDESAPDNVLEVTARAITYYLDVSAECTRRIVGVDGAIKALCNRLVVVELNNRTSRDLAEQCVKVLELICTRESGAVFEAGGLNCVLSFIRDSGHLVHKDTLHSAMSVVSRLCSKMEPQDSSLETCVESLSSLLKHEDHQVSDGALRCFASLADRFTRRGVDPAPLAKHGLTEELLSRMAAAGGTVSGPSSTCKPGRTSTGAQPTAADSKLSNQVSTIVSLLSTLCRGSPLVTHDLLRSALPDSMESAMQGDERCVLDTMRLVDLLLVLLFEGRKALPKSTAGSTGRIPGLRRLDSSGERSHRQLIDCIRSKDTDALIDAIDTGAFEVNFMDDVGQTLLNWASAFGTQEMVEFLCERGADVNRGQRSSSLHYAACFGRPQVAKTLLRHGANPDLRDEDGKTPLDKARERGHSEVVAILQSPGDWMCPVNKGEDKKKKDLNEEEEGSEPKGDPEMAPIYLKRLLPVFAQTFQQTMLPSIRKASLALIRKMIHYSCEVLLKEVCDSDAGHNLPTVLVEITATVLDQEDDDDGHLLALQIIRDLVDKGGDVFLDQLARLGVINKVSTLAGPTSDDENEEVSKPEKEDEPQEDAKEVQQGKPYHWRDWSIIRGRDCLYIWSDAAALELSNGSNGWFRFILDGKLATMYSSGSPEGGSDSSESRSEFLEKLQRARSQVKPVTASQPILSALGPTKLTVGNWSLTCLKEGEIAIHNSDGQQATILKEDLPGFVFESNRGTKHSFTAETSLGSEFVTGWTGKRGRKLKSKLEKTKQKVKTMARDLYDDHFKAVESMPRGVVVTLRNIATQLESAWELHTNRQCIEGENTWRDLMKTALENLIVVLKDENTISPYEMCSSGLVQALFTVLNNSVELDMKHDCKPLMERINVFKTAFSENEDDESRPAVALIRKLLAVLESIERLPLHLYDTPGSTYNLQILTRRLRFRLERAPGETALIDRTGRMLKMEPLATVESLEQYLLKMVAKQWYDFDRSSFIFVKKLREGQTFTFRHQHDFDENGIVYWIGTNAKTAYEWVNPAAYGLVVVTSSEGRNLPYGRLEDILSRDSSALNCHTNDDKNAWFAIDLGLWVIPSAYTLRHARGYGRSALRNWVFQVSKDGQTWMSLYNHVEDCSLNEPGSTATWPLDPSKEEKQGWRHIRIKQMGKNASGQTHYLSLSGLEIYGTVSGVCEDQLGKAVKEAEANLRRQRRLFRSQVMKYIVPGARVVRGIDWKWRDQDGNPAGEGTVTGEAHNGTAQSWSSLVKNNCPDKGGSSSAAGASSSSRKGSSSSVCSVASSSDISLSSTKVERRADSLLEQGGLLGAGGGIPGSEGQEPIVVLSEAGSASSTSTITAEEGGERKAGTDRQAAADATAISMALVSVSSPDVSSVSESSSKEAASQRPLCSVASARLSVSSLLAAGAPMSSSASVPNLSSREASLMESFVRRAPNMSRTNATNNMNLSRSSSDNNTNTLGRNVMSAATSPLMGAQSFPNLTTTGTTSTVTMSTSIVTSSNNVATATTGLSVGQLLSNTLTTSLTSTSSESDTGQDAEFSLYDFLDSCRANTLLAELDDEEDLPEPDDDDDENEDDNQEDQEYEEVLVRSRVNLGFHIHFNREEEEYETKGGRRRTWDDDFVLKRQFSALVPAFDPRPGRTNVQQTTDLEIPPPGTPRSEVQEEVECAPSPHLALILKVAGLGTTREVELPLSNYKGTIFYYVQKLLQVSCNGSIKSDKLRRIWEPTYTIMYRELKDSDKEKESRKMGCWSVEHVEQYLGTDELPKNDLITYMQKNADSSFLRHWKLTGTNKSIRKNRNCSQLIAAYKDFCEHGCRSGGLSPGSLGAMQTCDILSVASEQAQAKAGSSQSACGVEDVLQLLRILFIIGGDPHAHTRTFQEEDLQFNASPEEFTSKKVTTKILQQIEEPLALASGALPEWCEQLTSKCPFLIPFETRQLYFTCTAFGASRAVVWLQNRREATMERSRPSTTVRRDDPGEFRVGRLKHERVKVPRRDQMMEWAESVMQIHADRKSVLEVEFQGEEGTGLGPTLEFYALVAAEFQRASLGIWLCDDDFPDDESRQVDLGGGLKPPGYYVQRSCGLFPAPFPQDSDELERLSKLFLFLGVFLAKCIQDNRLVDLPISRPFFKLLCMGDIKSNMSKLLYASRGGPLLLDPTEQHHHFSEIQSEASTEESLDTYSVGSFDEDSKSEFILNPPKPKPPAWYHGILTWEDFERVNSHRAKFLKEMKELAVKRRLILGNNSQSEDEKNTRLQDLMLKNPLGSGPPLSVEDLGLNFQFCPSSKVHGFSAVDLKPNADDEMVTMDNAEEYVELMFDFCMHTGIQKQMEAFREGFNRVFPMEKLSSFSHKEVQMILCGNQSPSWTSEDVMNYTEPKLGYTRDSPGFLRFVRVLCGMSSDERKAFLQFTTGCSTLPPGGLANLHPRLTIVRKVDAADSSYPSVNTCVHYLKLPEYSSEDIMRERLLAATMEKGFHLN; the protein is encoded by the exons GTGCTGGAGCTGATCTGTACCAGGGAGTCTGGTGCAGTGTTTGAGGCTGGGGGTCTGAACTGTGTGCTTAGCTTCATCCGGGACAGCGGTCATCTGGTCCATAAGGACACCCTGCACTCTGCCATGTCTGTGGTGTCTCGCCTGTGCAGCAAGATGGAGCCCCAGGACTCCTCTCTGGAGACCTGCGTGGAGTCCCTCTCCAGTCTTCTCAAACACGAAGACCACCAG GTGTCTGACGGTGCTCTGCGCTGCTTTGCCTCCCTGGCGGACCGGTTCACCCGTCGAGGGGTGGACCCCGCGCCACTGGCCAAGCACGGTCTGACAGAGGAGCTGCTGTCCCGGATGGCGGCTGCAGGGGGCACGGTCTCCGGTCCCTCCTCCACCTGTAAGCCAGGCCGGACCTCCACTGGGGCCCAACCCACCGCCGCCGACTCCAAACTCTCCAACCAGGTGTCCACCATCGTTAGCCTGCTGTCCACGCTGTGCAGAGGCTCTCCCCTCGTCACTCAT gatcTGTTACGCTCTGCTCTGCCTGACTCCATGGAGAGTGCCATGCAGGGGGACGAGCGCTGTGTTCTGGACACCATGCGTCTGGTGGacctgctgctggtgctgctgttCGAGGGCCGCAAGGCTCTGCCCAAATCCACTGCTGGCTCAACAGGGCGCATCCCGGGCCTGCGACGGCTGGACAGCTCCGGGGAGCGTTCCCACCGACAGCTCATCGACTGTATCCGCAGCAAAGACACAGACGCTCTCATTGATGCCATCGACACcggag CTTTTGAAGTGAATTTCATGGATGACGTCGGGCAGACTCTTCTGAATTGGGCCTCTGCGTTTGGCACACAGGAAATG GTTGAGTTCCTGTGTGAGAGAGGTGCTGATGtcaacagaggtcagaggtcctcctccctccactacgCTGCCTGTTTTGGACGGCCTCAAGTAGCAAAG ACTCTACTGCGACATGGAGCCAACCCTGACCTCCGAGATGAAGATGGGAAAACTCCCCTGGACAAAGCAAGGGAGCGTGGCCACAGTGAGGTGGTAGCCATTCTCCAGTCTCCTG GAGACTGGATGTGCCCTGTTAACAAAGGAGAGGACAAGAAGAAGAAAGACttgaacgaggaggaggagggcagcgaACCCAAAGGAGACCCTGAGATGGCCCCCATCTACCTGAAGAGGCTGCTACCAGTATTTGCACAAACCTTTCAGCAAACCATGCTACCTTCTATTAG GAAAGCTAGCCTGGCTCTGATCAGGAAGATGATCCACTACAGCTGTGAAGTGCTGCTGAAGGAGGTGTGTGACTCTGACGCCGGTCACAACTTGCCAACCGTGCTAGTGGAGATCACCGCCACCGTACTGGATCAGGAG GACGATGATGACGGTCACCTGCTGGCACTGCAGATCATCAGAGACCTGGTGGACAAAGGAGGAGATGTCTTCCTGGACCAGTTGGCTAGACTGGGCGTCATCAACAAGGTGTCCACTCTGGCTGGACCCACCTCAGACGATGAGAACGAGGAGGTGTCCAAACCAGAGAAG GAGGATGAGCCACAGGAGGATGCCAAAGAGGTGCAGCAGGGGAAGCCCTACCACTGGCGTGACTGGTCCATTATCAGGGGGAGGGACTGCCTGTACATCTGGAGTGATGCTGCAGCCCTGGAGCTCTCCAACGGCTCCAACGGATGGTTCCGCTTCATCCTGGACGGCAAGCTGGCCACCATGTACTCCAGCGGCAGCCCCGAGGGAGGCTCCGACAGCTCAG AAAGTCGTAGTGAGTTTTTGGAGAAGCTGCAGCGTGCCCGGAGCCAGGTGAAACCTgtgacagccagccagcccattCTGTCTGCCCTGGGTCCCACCAAGCTGACGGTGGGGAACTGGTCCCTGACCTgcctgaaggagggagagatcgCCATCCACAACTCTGACGGACAGCAGGCCACCATCCTCAAGGAGGACCTGCCCGGCTTCGTGTTTGAGTCCAACAGGGGCACGAAGCACTCCTTCACCGCTGAAACATCACTAG GGTCTGAATTTGTGACTGGCTGGActggaaagaggggaagaaagctCAAATCCAAATtggagaaaacaaaacaaaag GTGAAGACCATGGCCAGAGACCTGTATGATGACCACTTCAAGGCGGTAGAGAGCATGCCCAGAGGGGTGGTGGTCACCCTGAGGAACATCGCCACCCAGCTGGAGTCTGCTTGGGAGCTGCATACCAACAGACAG TGTATCGAGGGAGAGAACACATGGAGAGACTTGATGAAAACGGCTCTGGAAAACTTGATTGTGGTTCTCAAGGATGAGAACACCATCTCCCCCTATGAAATGTGCAGCAGTGGCCTAGTGCAAGCGCTTTTTACAGTCCTTAATAAT AGTGTGGAACTTGACATGAAACATGATTGTAAACCATTAATGGAAagaataaatgtatttaaaaccgCATTCAGTGAAAACGAAGATGATGAAAG CCGACCCGCAGTTGCCTTAATCCGCAAACTACTAGCAGTCCTGGAGTCCATTGAGAGGTTACCTCTGCACCTGTATGACACCCCAGGCTCCACCTATAATCTGCAG atccTGACAAGGAGGTTGCGTTTCCGTCTGGAGCGCGCACCTGGGGAGACGGCGCTGATCGACCGTACCGGACGTATGCTGAAGATGGAGCCCCTGGCCACCGTGGAGTCTCTGGAGCAGTACCTCCTCAAGATG GTGGCCAAGCAGTGGTATGACTTTGATAGATCCTCCTTCATCTTCGTCAAGAAGCTAAGAGAGGGACAGACCTTCACATTCAGACACCAGCATGACTTTGACGAGAACGGAATAGTCTACTGGATTGGTACCAATGCAAA GACTGCCTATGAGTGGGTGAACCCAGCAGCCTATGGCCTGGTGGTAGTGACCTCCTCTGAGGGTCGTAACCTCCCATATGGACGACTGGAGGACATCCTGAGTCGAGACAGCTCTGCCCTCAACTGCCACACCAACGATGATAAGAACGCCTGGTTCGCCATCGACTTGGGCCTGTGGGTCATCCCCTCTGCCTACACCCTGCGCCACGCACGTGGCTACGGCCGCTCCGCCCTCAGGAACTGGGTGTTCCAGGTGTCCAAAGACGGCCAAACCTGGATGAGTCTCTACAACCATGTGGAGGACTGCAGCCTCAACGAGCCGGG GTCCACAGCCACTTGGCCTCTGGACCCATCCAAAGAGGAGAAACAGGGCTGGAGACACATCCGCATCAAGCAGATGGGGAAGAATGCCAGCGGGCAGACCCACTACCTGTCTCTGTCAGGCCTGGAGATCTACGGCACcgtcagtggtgtgtgtgaggACCAGCTAG GTAAAGCAGTGAAGGAAGCGGAGGCCAACCTGCGCAGGCAGAGGCGTCTATTCCGCTCCCAGGTGATGAAGTACATAGTGCCCGGTGCGCGCGTGGTGCGGGGCATCGACTGGAAGTGGAGAGACCAGGATGGCAACCCAGCAGGAGAGGGTACGGTGACGGGGGAGGCCCATAACG GCACAGCGCAGTCCTGGAGCAGCCTGGTGAAAAATAACTGTCCGGACAAGGGCGGCTCCTCCTCTGCTGCAGGGGCCAGCTCCTCCAGCCGGAAGGGCAGTAGCAGCTCGGTGTGTAGCGTGGCCAGCAGCAGTGATATCAGTCTCAGCTCCACCAAGGTAGAGCGTCGGGCCGATAGCCTGCTGGAGCAGGGGGGGTTACTAGGGGCTGGTGGTGGCATCCCTGGGTCAGAGGGCCAAGAACCCATTGTGGTGCTGTCTGAGGCCGGATCCGCCTCCAGCACCAGCACGATAACCGCGGAGGAGGGAGGCGAGCGGAAAGCGGGCACGGACAGGCAAGCGGCGGCAGATGCCACGGCCATCTCCATGGCACTAGTCAGCGTCAGCTCGCCTGACGTCAGCTCCGTGTCGGAGTCCTCCAGTAAGGAGGCTGCTTCCCAGAGACCTCTATGTTCCGTGGCCAGCGCCCGTCTGTCCGTCAGCTCTCTGCTGGCGGCCGGTGCTCCCATGAGCTCCAGCGCCAGCGTGCCTAACCTGTCATCACGAGAGGCCAGCCTCATGGAGTCATTTGTGCGGCGAGCTCCTAACATGTCCCGCACCAATGCCACCAACAACATGAACCTGAGCCGCAGCAGCAGCgacaacaacaccaacacactgGGACGAAACGTCATGAGCGCTGCCA CTTCTCCTCTCATGGGTGCACAGAGCTTTCCTAACCTCACCACCACTGGTACCACCTCAACTGTTACAATGTCCACATCCATAGTAACCAGCAGCAATAATGTAGCCACGGCAACCACAGGTTTGTCGGTTGGCCAGTTGCTCAGTAACACTCTGACGACCAGCCTGACCTCTACGTCTAGTGAGAGTGACACTGGTCAGGATGCTGAGTTTTCCCTTTATG ACTTCCTGGACAGCTGTCGTGCTAACACGCTATTGGCTGAGTTAGATGATGAGGAGGATCTGCCTGagcctgatgatgatgatgatgagaacGAGGATGACAATCAGGAAGACCAAGAGTATGAGGAAGTTTTGGTACGGTCCAGGGTAAACCTTGGTTTCCACATTCATTTTAATAGG GAAGAGGAAGAGTATGAAACCAAAGGGGGTCGGCGTAGAACCTGGGACGATGACTTTGTCCTCAAAAGGCAGTTCTCTGCTTTAGTCCCGGCGTTTGACCCCAGGCCAGGCCGGACCAATGTCCAGCAGACCACAGACCTGGAGATCCCTCCCCCAG GTACACCTCGCTCTGAAGTCCAGGAAGAGGTTGAGTGtgccccctccccccacctcGCCCTCATCCTCAAAGTGGCAGGGCTTGGAACCACCCGAGAAGTTGAACTACCCCTCTCCAACTACAAGGGTACTATCTTTTACTATGTCCAGAAGCTTCTACAGGTCTCCTGCAACGGGAGCATCAAATCAGATAAACTACGCCGGATCTGGGAACCCACATACAC GATAATGTACAGAGAATTGAAGGATTCGGACAAAGAGAAGGAAAGCAGAAAAATG GGTTGCTGGTCTGTAGAGCATGTGGAGCAATACCTTGGCACTGATGAATTACCAAAGAATGACTTGATAACCTACATGCAGAAGAATGCAGACTCCTCTTTCCTGCGCCACTGGAAATTAACCGGCACTAATAAAAGTATTAGGAAAAACAGAAATTGTTCTCAGCTCATAGCTGCATACAAG GACTTTTGTGAGCATGGGTGCAGGTCGGGGGGCCTGAGCCCTGGGTCTCTGGGTGCCATGCAGACCTGTGACATCCTGAGTGTGGCTAGTGAGCAGGCCCAGGCCAAGGCTGGCTCTAGCCAGAGTGCCTGCGGTGTGGAGGATGTGCTCCAGCTGCTCCGCATCCTCTTCATCATCGGAGGAGACCCCCACGCCCACACACGCACCTTCCAGGAAG AGGACCTCCAATTCAATGCATCGCCCGAGGAATTCACCAGCAAGAAAGTCACAACGAAGATTCTCCAGCAGATTGAGGAGCCTCTGGCCCTGGCCAGCGGGGCCCTCCCAGAATGGTGTGAGCAGCTTACCAGCAAGTGTCCTTTCCTCATCCCGTTTGAGACCCGGCAGCTCTACTTCACCTGCACTGCGTTTGGAGCCTCCAG GGCGGTAGTGTGGCTGCAGAACCGGCGGGAGGCGACCATGGAGCGCTCGCGGCCCTCCACCACGGTGCGGAGAGACGACCCTGGGGAGTTCAGGGTGGGCCGGCTCAAACATGAGCGAGTCAAGGTCCCCCGCAGAGACCAGATGATGGAGTGGGCTGAGAGCGTCATGCAGATCCACGCTGACAGGAAATCTGTTTTGGAA gttgAATTCCAGGGGGAGGAGGGTACAGGCCTGGGTCCCACACTGGAGTTCTATGCTCTGGTGGCAGCTGAGTTCCAGAGGGCATCCCTGGGTATATGGCTCTGTGATGATGACTTCCCAGACGATGAGTCTCGCCAG GTGGATCTGGGTGGGGGTCTGAAACCTCCAGGCTACTATGTCCAGCGCTCCTGCGGCCTGTTCCCAGCCCCATTCCCCCAGGATAGTGACGAGCTGGAGCGCCTCAGCAAACTCTTCCTCTTCTTGGGGGTCTTCCTGGCCAAGTGCATTCAGGACAACCGCCTGGTGGACCTTCCCATCTCACGACCCTTCTTCAAGTTGCTCTGTATGGGTGACATCAAGAGCAACATGTCCAAGCTGCTATACGCCTCCCGTGGGGGCCCTCTCCTCCTCGATCCCACCGAGCAGCACCACCACTTCTCAGAGATCCAGTCGGAGGCGTCTACCGAGGAGAGCCTAGACACCTATTCTGTCGGCAGCTTTGACGAGGACTCCAAGTCCGAGTTCATCCTGAACCCCCCTAAACCCAAGCCCCCGGCCTGGTACCACGGCATCCTGACCTGGGAGGACTTTGAGCGGGTCAACTCCCACCGGGCCAAGTTCCTGAAAGAGATGAAGGAGCTGGCGGTGAAGAGGAGGCTGATCTTGGGGAACAACAGTCAGTCTGAGGATGAAAAGAACACTAGGCTGCAGGACCTCATGCTGAAGAACCCCTTGGGCTCTGGACCCCCACTTAGTGTAGAGGACCTGGG ATTGAATTTCCAGTTTTGCCCCTCATCCAAAGTGCATGGGTTCTCAGCAGTGGATCTGAAGCCCAATGCGGATGACGAG ATGGTGACCATGGATAATGCTGAGGAGTACGTGGAGCTCATGTTTGACTTCTGCATGCACACTGGCATCCAGAAACAAATGGAGGCATTCAGAG AGGGCTTTAACCGAGTGTTCCCCATGGAGAAGCTGAGCTCCTTCAGTCACAAGGAGGTGCAGATGATTCTGTGTGGAAACCAGTCTCCATCCTGGACCTCTGAGGATGTCATGA